In one window of Sinorhizobium chiapasense DNA:
- a CDS encoding ABC transporter permease, whose translation MNVIRRRSSIQERGGRARRFTALVRKESYQIVRDPSSILIAFVLPLILLFLFGYGVSLDTTRTRVGLVVEEATPLTRDLAASFQGSRYFAVVNGHDRREFEDDLVLGRVRGILVIPAGFAADHAAGRHPAIQVIVDGSDPNTANFVQNYAQGTVANWERQRFSEGVGRAPAIAAEQRFWFNPELTSRNFLVPGSIAIVMTLVGTLLTSLVVAREWERGTMEAMMATPVSAAELLAGKLLPYFILGLTSMTLCVLLAVFLFGVPFRGSVAALYALSATFLMPALGQGLLISAATKNQFLASQLALITAFLPAFLLSGFLFEINSMPTVIQWITFIVPARYLIPSLQTVFLAGDIWPMFARAIAVMLLIGSVFFALAARSTRKRIG comes from the coding sequence ATGAACGTGATCCGGAGGAGGAGCTCCATTCAGGAGCGTGGCGGCAGGGCCAGACGCTTTACCGCCCTCGTGCGCAAGGAAAGCTATCAGATCGTGCGCGACCCGAGCAGCATCCTGATCGCCTTCGTGCTGCCGCTGATCCTGCTCTTCCTCTTCGGCTACGGCGTTTCGCTCGATACAACGCGGACGCGCGTTGGACTGGTGGTCGAGGAAGCAACGCCATTGACGCGCGACCTCGCCGCAAGCTTTCAGGGGTCGCGCTATTTCGCCGTCGTCAACGGCCACGACCGCCGCGAATTCGAGGACGATCTCGTGCTCGGCCGCGTGCGCGGCATCCTGGTGATTCCGGCCGGCTTTGCGGCCGACCACGCCGCGGGACGCCATCCGGCAATCCAGGTCATCGTCGACGGCTCGGATCCGAACACGGCGAATTTCGTTCAGAACTACGCGCAGGGCACCGTCGCCAACTGGGAGCGCCAGCGTTTCAGCGAGGGTGTCGGGCGCGCACCTGCGATTGCTGCCGAACAACGCTTCTGGTTCAATCCGGAACTGACAAGCCGCAATTTCCTTGTTCCCGGATCGATCGCCATCGTCATGACGCTCGTCGGCACGCTGCTGACTTCGCTGGTCGTGGCGCGGGAATGGGAGCGCGGGACGATGGAGGCGATGATGGCGACGCCCGTCTCCGCCGCCGAGCTCCTTGCCGGCAAGCTCCTGCCCTATTTCATTCTCGGGCTCACCTCGATGACGCTCTGCGTCCTGCTCGCCGTCTTCCTTTTCGGCGTGCCTTTCCGCGGCTCCGTGGCGGCGCTGTACGCACTTTCCGCCACGTTCCTGATGCCTGCGCTCGGTCAGGGGTTGCTGATCTCGGCTGCCACCAAGAACCAGTTCCTCGCCTCGCAGCTCGCACTGATAACGGCGTTCCTGCCGGCTTTCCTGCTTTCCGGTTTCCTCTTCGAGATCAATTCCATGCCGACCGTCATCCAGTGGATCACTTTCATCGTACCGGCGCGCTATCTGATCCCCAGCCTGCAGACGGTATTTCTGGCCGGCGATATCTGGCCGATGTTCGCGCGCGCGATCGCGGTCATGCTTCTGATCGGCAGCGTCTTTTTCGCACTTGCCGCACGCAGCACCAGAAAGAGGATCGGCTGA
- a CDS encoding sigma-54-dependent transcriptional regulator, translated as MTESRVLLVDDEEELRHSSAQALELAGFRVDTFASAEHALEFIGFSFSGVVISDIRMPGMDGMTFLQRIREIDAEVPVILVTGHGDVQLAVRAMREGAYDFVEKPFTAQALAGTIRRALEWRGLVLENRRLRAVAGKRDDIEQRLPGRSQAMVDLRYKIRAIGASDADTLIIGETGVGKEVVARALHDLSSRANSPFIAINCAALPETLIESELFGHEAGAFPGALRPRYGKFEHGRGGTILLDEIGSMPFDLQAKFLRVLQERVITRLGSNEIVSLDVRFVATSKVDLESEVAAGRFRADLLYRLNVATLRVPPLAQRRSDIPLLFMQLVRESAARYGRDDVEISPALASEIAERDWPGNVRELRNAAERFVLGLEAEQDDVTSTRPNGARLADKVAAFEKSLIASALAAHGGALKPVYESLGISRKTLYEKMQKFGLDKRLLAADAPHGDGT; from the coding sequence ATGACCGAGAGCCGTGTCCTGCTCGTTGATGATGAAGAGGAACTTCGCCATTCGAGCGCCCAGGCGCTCGAGCTTGCAGGTTTTCGCGTCGACACATTCGCCAGTGCCGAACACGCGCTCGAGTTCATCGGCTTCAGCTTTTCAGGCGTGGTGATCAGCGACATTCGCATGCCGGGTATGGATGGCATGACCTTCCTTCAGCGTATACGTGAAATCGACGCCGAGGTCCCGGTGATCCTCGTGACCGGTCACGGCGACGTCCAGCTCGCCGTTCGAGCGATGCGCGAAGGCGCTTACGATTTCGTCGAAAAACCCTTCACGGCCCAAGCGCTTGCCGGCACCATTCGTCGCGCGCTCGAGTGGCGCGGCCTCGTGCTTGAAAACCGCCGCCTGAGAGCGGTTGCGGGAAAGCGCGACGACATCGAGCAACGGCTGCCAGGGCGAAGCCAGGCGATGGTCGACCTGCGGTACAAGATCCGCGCCATCGGCGCATCCGATGCCGATACGCTGATCATCGGAGAAACCGGTGTCGGCAAGGAAGTCGTGGCACGCGCACTCCATGACTTGAGCAGCCGCGCCAACAGCCCCTTCATTGCCATCAATTGTGCCGCCCTTCCGGAAACGCTGATCGAGAGCGAACTTTTTGGCCATGAGGCGGGCGCCTTTCCGGGCGCGTTGCGACCGCGCTACGGCAAATTCGAGCATGGGCGCGGCGGCACGATCCTGCTCGACGAGATCGGCTCAATGCCTTTCGATCTCCAGGCGAAGTTCCTGCGCGTGCTGCAGGAACGGGTCATAACCCGGCTCGGCTCGAATGAAATCGTGTCGCTTGACGTACGCTTCGTCGCCACCAGCAAGGTCGATCTGGAGTCGGAGGTCGCCGCCGGCCGTTTCCGCGCCGATCTGCTCTATCGCTTGAACGTCGCGACGCTGCGTGTGCCGCCGCTTGCCCAGCGCCGTTCCGACATTCCGCTGCTTTTCATGCAGCTTGTGCGCGAATCCGCCGCGCGCTACGGCCGCGACGACGTCGAGATCTCCCCTGCTCTGGCCTCGGAAATCGCCGAGCGCGACTGGCCCGGAAACGTTCGCGAATTGCGCAACGCGGCCGAACGGTTCGTGCTCGGGCTGGAAGCCGAACAGGACGACGTCACGTCCACGCGGCCGAACGGCGCGCGTCTCGCCGACAAGGTCGCCGCGTTCGAAAAGAGCCTTATCGCAAGCGCACTTGCGGCCCATGGCGGTGCGCTGAAGCCCGTCTACGAATCTCTCGGGATCTCGCGCAAGACGCTCTATGAAAAGATGCAGAAATTCGGTCTCGACAAGAGGCTTTTGGCGGCAGACGCACCACACGGCGACGGCACGTGA
- a CDS encoding VOC family protein: MLDQIKGLHHVTSMADDARTNNQFFTNTLGLRRVKKTVNFDSPDVYHLYYGDETGTPGTVMTYFPFPHTPRGRAGTGEVGTTVFAVPVGSLGFWQDRLSNLGVTGIKDEETFGEKRLNFAGPDGDGFALVEVKDDPRAPWTEGGISADHAIRGFHSVAMRLRDEGATAELLKFMGYQELDRKDGVARLIVPGGNGAGLVDLETLPNVNRAAQGAGSVHHVAFAVDNREKQLEVRKALMDTGYHVTPVIDRDYFWAIYFRTPGGVLFEIATNEPGFARDEEVAHLGEALKLPQQHKHLRPILESHLQQLEA, from the coding sequence ATGCTCGACCAGATCAAAGGCCTGCATCACGTCACCTCGATGGCGGACGACGCCCGCACCAACAACCAGTTTTTCACCAACACCCTCGGCTTGCGCCGCGTCAAGAAGACCGTGAACTTCGATTCACCGGACGTCTATCACCTCTATTATGGTGACGAGACCGGCACGCCCGGCACCGTGATGACCTATTTCCCGTTTCCGCATACGCCGCGCGGCCGCGCCGGCACGGGAGAGGTTGGAACGACTGTCTTCGCCGTCCCCGTCGGTTCGCTCGGCTTCTGGCAGGATCGCCTGAGCAACCTTGGCGTCACGGGCATCAAGGACGAGGAAACCTTCGGAGAGAAGCGCTTGAACTTTGCCGGCCCGGATGGTGATGGTTTCGCGCTGGTCGAAGTGAAGGACGATCCGCGTGCCCCGTGGACCGAAGGCGGCATTTCCGCAGACCACGCGATCCGTGGCTTTCATTCGGTCGCCATGCGGCTGCGCGATGAAGGCGCCACCGCCGAACTGCTCAAGTTCATGGGCTATCAGGAGCTGGACCGCAAGGATGGCGTTGCCCGGCTCATCGTGCCGGGTGGCAACGGCGCAGGCCTCGTCGATCTCGAAACGCTGCCGAACGTCAATCGCGCGGCCCAGGGCGCGGGCTCAGTGCACCATGTCGCCTTCGCCGTCGACAATCGCGAAAAGCAGCTGGAAGTGCGCAAGGCCCTGATGGACACGGGCTATCACGTCACTCCGGTCATCGATCGTGACTACTTCTGGGCGATCTATTTCCGGACACCGGGTGGGGTGCTGTTCGAGATCGCCACGAACGAGCCGGGCTTTGCCCGCGACGAGGAGGTTGCCCATCTCGGCGAGGCGCTGAAACTGCCGCAGCAGCACAAGCACCTGCGCCCGATCCTTGAAAGCCACCTGCAGCAGCTGGAAGCGTAG
- a CDS encoding alpha/beta hydrolase yields MVDHGYVHKLKAGKPGSPILFVLHGTGGDENQFFTFGSQLLPDATIVSPRGDVSEYGAARFFRRTGEGVYDMADLARATAKLANFAKTLAAEHEATEIIALGYSNGANIIANVLIEDGVFDKAVLMHPLIPFKPKGNPKLEGRGILITAGERDPICPAPLTQSLADYFKAQKAAVMVEWHPGGHDIRQNEIAAVERFVKA; encoded by the coding sequence ATGGTCGACCACGGCTATGTGCATAAACTGAAAGCCGGCAAACCCGGCAGTCCGATCCTTTTCGTTCTTCACGGCACCGGAGGCGACGAGAACCAGTTTTTCACCTTTGGTTCGCAACTGTTGCCGGACGCGACGATCGTGTCGCCGCGCGGCGACGTTTCGGAGTATGGCGCGGCCCGCTTCTTCAGGCGTACCGGCGAGGGCGTCTACGATATGGCGGACCTTGCGCGCGCCACGGCGAAGTTGGCAAACTTCGCCAAGACGCTTGCAGCCGAGCATGAGGCGACGGAAATCATCGCGCTCGGCTATTCCAACGGTGCGAATATCATTGCGAACGTGCTGATCGAAGACGGCGTATTTGACAAGGCTGTCCTCATGCACCCGCTGATCCCGTTCAAGCCGAAAGGCAATCCGAAGCTTGAGGGCAGAGGCATACTGATCACTGCCGGAGAGCGCGATCCGATCTGCCCGGCACCGCTGACGCAGTCGCTCGCAGATTATTTCAAGGCTCAGAAGGCAGCGGTGATGGTGGAATGGCATCCCGGCGGCCATGACATCCGGCAGAACGAGATTGCCGCGGTTGAGCGGTTCGTAAAAGCTTGA
- a CDS encoding ATP-binding cassette domain-containing protein — translation MTAAAPDVAAASDPFVRLTGVTKRFGAPAPALDSIGGTIAGGRITGLVGPDGAGKTTLIRLMTGLMLPDAGTVQVLGYDTRTDPASIQAAIGYMPQRFGLYEDLSVQENLDLYADLRGLPKAERAATFGELLEFTDLKRFTTRLAGKLSGGMKQKLGLACALLRKPRLLLLDEPGVGVDPISRRDLWKMVENLTAEGIGVVWSTAYLEEAEACDHVYLLNQGRLLFSGAPQEMTNRVAERVFRVSGIEGRRREKLARLLDDEGVVDGVIQGEAIRLVMKAGLEPPSLAGNSAATAWRADMTPPRFEDAFVDMLGGGPGGRSRLAETQRIFAAEEGKAVIEARGLTKRFGDFTAADNITFDIPRGQIFGLLGPNGAGKSTTFKMLCGLLKPTAGEGRVAGFDLRRDAAEARNRLGYMAQKFSLYGDLSVIQNLNFFAGVYGLSGAKRRERIGLMTQIFDFRPTRDMSAKDLPLGLKQRLALACAVLHEPEVLFLDEPTSGVDPITRREFWTHINGLVEKGVTVLVTTHFMDEAEYCDRISLIYRGRSIALGSPDEMKARVASKDLPDPTMEDAFIALIQDSEAKEAA, via the coding sequence ATGACGGCCGCTGCTCCTGACGTTGCTGCCGCCTCCGACCCCTTCGTCCGGTTGACAGGTGTCACCAAGCGGTTCGGTGCCCCGGCGCCCGCCCTCGACTCCATCGGCGGTACGATCGCCGGCGGGCGGATCACCGGCCTCGTCGGTCCCGATGGCGCCGGCAAGACGACACTGATCCGCCTGATGACCGGGCTCATGCTGCCAGATGCGGGTACCGTTCAGGTGCTTGGCTACGACACGCGCACGGATCCGGCGAGCATCCAGGCGGCAATCGGCTACATGCCGCAACGCTTCGGGCTTTACGAAGACCTCTCGGTTCAGGAAAATCTCGACCTCTATGCCGACCTGCGCGGCCTGCCGAAAGCCGAGCGCGCCGCGACGTTCGGCGAACTGCTCGAATTCACCGATCTCAAACGCTTCACGACGCGCCTTGCCGGAAAGCTTTCCGGCGGCATGAAGCAGAAGCTTGGTCTTGCTTGCGCGCTCCTGCGCAAGCCGCGCCTTCTGCTGCTCGACGAGCCAGGCGTCGGCGTCGATCCGATTTCGCGGCGCGATCTCTGGAAGATGGTCGAAAATCTGACAGCAGAAGGCATCGGCGTTGTCTGGTCGACGGCTTATCTCGAAGAGGCGGAGGCCTGCGACCACGTCTACCTGCTCAATCAGGGCAGACTGCTTTTCTCCGGCGCGCCGCAGGAAATGACGAACCGGGTGGCGGAGCGCGTCTTTCGGGTAAGCGGCATCGAAGGTCGCCGCCGCGAGAAGCTTGCGCGCCTTCTCGACGACGAAGGCGTGGTCGACGGCGTCATTCAGGGCGAGGCGATCCGCCTCGTGATGAAAGCGGGTCTCGAGCCTCCGTCGCTCGCCGGCAACAGCGCGGCGACGGCCTGGCGTGCCGATATGACGCCGCCGCGCTTCGAGGACGCCTTTGTCGACATGCTCGGCGGCGGCCCCGGCGGCCGCTCGCGGCTTGCGGAGACGCAGAGGATCTTTGCCGCGGAAGAGGGCAAGGCGGTGATCGAGGCGCGCGGGCTGACGAAGCGCTTCGGCGACTTCACCGCCGCCGACAACATCACCTTCGACATCCCGCGCGGCCAGATATTCGGCCTCCTGGGTCCGAACGGCGCCGGCAAGTCGACCACATTCAAGATGCTCTGCGGTCTGCTGAAGCCGACGGCCGGCGAAGGCCGGGTCGCAGGCTTCGATCTCAGGCGCGACGCGGCCGAAGCACGCAACCGGCTCGGCTACATGGCGCAGAAATTCTCTCTCTATGGCGACCTCAGCGTCATTCAGAATCTCAATTTCTTTGCGGGCGTCTACGGGCTCTCCGGTGCGAAGCGCCGTGAGCGCATCGGGCTTATGACGCAGATCTTCGATTTTCGCCCGACCCGGGACATGTCGGCCAAGGACCTACCGCTCGGCCTCAAACAGCGCCTGGCGCTTGCCTGCGCCGTGCTGCATGAACCGGAGGTTCTCTTTCTCGACGAACCAACTTCCGGTGTCGATCCGATCACCCGGCGCGAGTTCTGGACACACATCAACGGCCTCGTGGAAAAAGGCGTGACCGTTCTCGTCACCACCCATTTCATGGATGAAGCGGAATATTGCGATCGCATCTCGCTCATTTATCGCGGCCGTTCGATCGCGCTTGGCTCGCCGGACGAAATGAAGGCACGCGTCGCCAGCAAGGACCTCCCGGACCCGACGATGGAAGACGCCTTTATCGCGCTCATCCAGGATTCGGAGGCGAAGGAAGCGGCATGA
- a CDS encoding sensor histidine kinase, translated as MKYRLVLVLCLLPLIAVPVAWQGNAVATRRYMQEASAQATTTLRLAVSALSGHLNRYQALPALIADHDDVKEIATRPQDRRLRETVNTYLKEINTLLSSSDIYVITPDGDTIAASNYDGPASFVGENFSYRPYFQDALKGMQSRFYALGTTSLKRGYYFGSPIRVGDEIRGVIVFKVDIETIEASWQGGEYKLFVSDPEGIIFMSGSPEWLYASILPLTPDRLSRTEASRRYANAVLRPLPVSRSTLFDHQLMRIATGDASREYLVLSQYMPEADWTVNVLIDTASVKTQALTAVAAAMLLCGLAGLAVAVLWQRRARLRERLLMQAQAQSELEHRVEERTADLARVNAQIEEEIAERRLTEQQLRQTQADLIQAGKLAGLGQMSAALSHEFNQPLAAAKTYADSAALLIERGRTAEASDNVRRISGLIDRMASISRHLRNFARKPNEKLGPVPLDEVMRDTMEIVAARIKAANATVNIDLGEAPLVVRAGSVRLQQVLVNVISNAVDAVEGLDDRAITVNAWREGDEVVLAIRDRGPGVASAIAERIFDPFFSTKGVGKGLGLGLSISYNIIKDFGGNLTVSNHPEGGAVFRIELAAVNRTEREAAE; from the coding sequence GTGAAATATCGTCTTGTGCTTGTGCTCTGCCTGCTCCCGCTCATCGCCGTGCCCGTTGCCTGGCAGGGCAATGCTGTCGCCACGCGCCGTTATATGCAGGAGGCTTCCGCCCAGGCGACCACGACACTGAGGCTTGCCGTCTCCGCCTTGAGCGGGCACCTCAATCGCTACCAGGCGCTTCCGGCCCTGATTGCCGATCACGATGACGTCAAGGAAATCGCCACACGGCCGCAGGACCGTCGGCTCCGCGAGACCGTCAACACCTACCTGAAGGAGATCAACACCCTCCTCAGCTCCTCGGACATCTATGTCATCACGCCGGACGGCGACACGATCGCGGCAAGCAACTACGACGGCCCGGCAAGCTTCGTCGGTGAGAACTTCAGCTATCGTCCCTATTTTCAGGATGCCTTGAAGGGCATGCAGTCCCGCTTCTATGCGCTGGGCACGACGTCGCTCAAACGCGGCTACTATTTCGGCTCGCCTATCCGCGTCGGCGATGAAATCCGCGGCGTCATTGTCTTCAAGGTCGATATCGAGACGATCGAGGCCTCCTGGCAAGGTGGCGAGTACAAGCTGTTCGTCTCCGATCCCGAAGGCATCATTTTCATGAGCGGCAGTCCAGAGTGGCTCTATGCGAGCATCTTGCCGCTCACGCCTGACCGTCTCTCGCGCACCGAGGCCTCGCGCCGCTATGCAAATGCCGTTCTCCGTCCCCTGCCGGTGTCGCGCAGCACGCTTTTCGATCACCAACTGATGCGGATTGCGACCGGCGATGCGAGCCGTGAATATCTCGTTCTTTCGCAATATATGCCGGAAGCCGATTGGACAGTGAACGTCCTGATCGACACGGCATCGGTCAAGACACAGGCCCTGACTGCGGTTGCCGCCGCAATGCTGCTCTGCGGCCTTGCCGGCCTCGCGGTCGCCGTTCTCTGGCAGCGCCGGGCGCGCCTCAGGGAGCGCCTTCTGATGCAGGCGCAGGCGCAAAGCGAGCTTGAGCACCGGGTCGAAGAGCGCACCGCCGATCTCGCCCGCGTCAATGCCCAGATCGAGGAGGAGATTGCCGAACGCCGGCTCACGGAGCAGCAATTGCGCCAGACCCAGGCGGATCTCATCCAAGCCGGCAAGCTCGCCGGCCTCGGCCAGATGTCGGCAGCACTCTCGCATGAATTCAACCAGCCGCTTGCCGCCGCCAAGACCTATGCCGACAGTGCTGCCCTCTTGATCGAGCGGGGGCGAACGGCCGAGGCGAGCGACAATGTCAGGCGCATTTCTGGCCTGATCGACCGTATGGCGTCCATCAGCCGGCATCTGCGCAATTTTGCACGCAAGCCCAATGAGAAACTTGGTCCGGTGCCTCTCGACGAGGTCATGCGCGACACGATGGAAATCGTTGCCGCCCGCATCAAGGCAGCCAACGCCACTGTGAACATCGATCTCGGCGAGGCGCCCCTTGTTGTCCGGGCGGGTTCGGTCCGGCTTCAGCAGGTTCTCGTCAACGTCATCTCCAACGCCGTCGACGCGGTCGAGGGCCTTGATGATCGCGCGATCACCGTCAACGCATGGCGCGAAGGCGACGAGGTGGTGCTCGCGATCCGCGACCGCGGACCCGGTGTGGCATCCGCGATCGCGGAACGCATCTTCGATCCGTTCTTCAGCACAAAGGGTGTCGGCAAGGGACTGGGCCTTGGGCTTTCCATCTCCTACAACATCATCAAGGATTTTGGCGGCAACCTGACCGTTTCGAACCACCCTGAAGGAGGTGCCGTGTTTCGCATCGAACTTGCGGCCGTCAACCGGACCGAGCGTGAGGCCGCCGAATGA
- a CDS encoding type II toxin-antitoxin system VapC family toxin: MNILLDTHILLWVAGTPDRLPQEARALIENRENALFFSAASLWEIAIKRGLGHADFEADPRLLRRGLLDNGYEELPVSSAHAVEIDQLPPIHKDPFDRILVAQSIVEGVTLLTADEIVGKYPGPIRLV; encoded by the coding sequence ATGAATATACTGCTCGATACGCACATCCTTCTCTGGGTAGCCGGAACTCCCGACCGGCTGCCGCAGGAAGCTCGGGCGCTCATCGAAAATCGAGAGAACGCCCTCTTTTTCAGCGCGGCGAGCCTTTGGGAAATCGCCATCAAGCGTGGCCTCGGACACGCCGATTTCGAGGCCGATCCTCGGTTGCTGCGCCGCGGCCTGTTGGACAACGGCTATGAGGAACTGCCCGTCAGCAGTGCCCATGCGGTAGAAATCGATCAACTTCCACCAATCCACAAGGACCCTTTCGATCGTATTCTGGTCGCCCAGTCGATCGTTGAGGGTGTGACGCTGCTGACAGCGGATGAGATCGTCGGCAAGTATCCGGGGCCGATTCGGCTGGTGTGA
- a CDS encoding ABC transporter permease produces MWWTRLKALIIKELLAVLRDPKGRAILIGPPIIQLLVFSYAATLEVKNVDLMVLDRDTGHWSQELVQQIGGSPTFRTITRASSPAEVRLAIDTQRVLAALEIGPTFSRDIEAGRPAEVQVILDGRRSNASQIVSGYLSQIVGMLAAETPAGKRAASDVIRVEARNWFNPNLTYQWFMVPNLVASIALLIGLIVTALSVARERELGTFDQLIVSPLRTHEILIGKLIPPMLIGLFHITVYIFAAVFIFGVPLRGSLILLYGSAIFYLASVVGLGLFISALSMTQQQAILGAFLFMVPAMLLSGFATPIENMPSWLQPITLINPLRYFLVIVKGVFLKDIPLAEVVHQTLPLCLIAVVTLSAAAWLFRSRLE; encoded by the coding sequence ATGTGGTGGACACGGCTGAAGGCGCTGATCATCAAGGAGCTTCTGGCGGTGCTGCGTGACCCGAAGGGTCGCGCCATCCTGATCGGTCCGCCGATCATCCAGCTGCTCGTCTTTTCCTATGCGGCGACCCTGGAGGTGAAGAACGTCGACCTGATGGTGCTCGATCGCGATACGGGCCATTGGAGCCAGGAACTGGTTCAGCAGATCGGCGGATCGCCGACCTTCCGAACGATCACGCGGGCGAGCAGCCCGGCGGAAGTCCGGCTCGCCATCGACACGCAGCGCGTCCTCGCGGCACTCGAAATCGGCCCGACTTTTTCGCGCGACATCGAGGCCGGGCGGCCGGCCGAAGTGCAGGTGATTCTCGACGGGCGACGCTCGAACGCCTCGCAGATCGTTTCCGGTTATCTGAGCCAGATCGTCGGCATGCTCGCCGCCGAGACGCCCGCCGGAAAACGGGCGGCATCCGATGTGATTCGGGTCGAGGCGCGCAACTGGTTCAATCCAAACCTCACCTACCAATGGTTCATGGTGCCGAACCTGGTGGCAAGCATTGCGCTCCTGATCGGGCTGATCGTCACCGCGCTGTCGGTTGCCCGCGAGCGTGAGCTCGGTACCTTCGACCAACTCATCGTCTCGCCGCTGCGCACCCACGAAATCCTCATCGGCAAACTGATACCGCCGATGCTGATCGGGCTCTTCCATATCACGGTCTATATTTTTGCGGCCGTCTTCATCTTCGGCGTGCCGTTGCGCGGCTCGCTCATCCTGCTTTACGGAAGCGCGATCTTCTATCTCGCTTCCGTCGTCGGGCTCGGCCTTTTCATCTCGGCATTGTCGATGACGCAGCAACAGGCGATTCTCGGTGCCTTCCTGTTCATGGTCCCCGCGATGCTGTTGTCGGGTTTCGCGACGCCGATCGAAAACATGCCGTCCTGGCTGCAGCCGATCACGCTCATCAATCCGCTGCGTTATTTTCTGGTGATCGTGAAAGGGGTGTTCCTCAAGGACATTCCGCTCGCAGAGGTGGTACACCAGACGCTGCCGCTCTGCCTGATTGCCGTCGTGACACTTTCGGCCGCTGCCTGGCTCTTCCGCAGCAGACTGGAGTGA
- a CDS encoding type II toxin-antitoxin system Phd/YefM family antitoxin, producing METVNIHEAKTHLSRLVEKAARGEPFIIAKAGKPLVKVVALDQPSETEKRRIGFMTGEITVPDDFDRMGSDEIESLFGTNA from the coding sequence GTGGAAACCGTCAATATTCACGAGGCCAAGACCCATCTGTCGCGGCTGGTCGAAAAGGCGGCGAGGGGAGAGCCGTTCATCATCGCCAAAGCGGGAAAGCCCCTTGTGAAGGTGGTAGCCCTCGATCAGCCTTCCGAGACCGAAAAGCGGCGGATCGGCTTCATGACCGGCGAGATCACCGTGCCGGACGATTTCGACCGTATGGGTAGCGATGAGATTGAAAGTCTCTTCGGCACGAACGCATGA
- a CDS encoding mechanosensitive ion channel family protein: MDFLEAVNAAGSWLQTALLNEWTVYQSVVIVTGYLFCGFLAKRIEPVLETRARTIKGNPDLLRVIIAFMRRLRWLFLIVWLWIADVVLSRFGWPSYRWLVATALTLVAAWFVIAVLTRIIRNQMLARVVAVAGWLYFALYALGLDGTILTALDNIAVNLGAARLSMLLVLKAIVLSAALIWLAVLIGNMSSHWLQKSSDLTPSLKVLISKLIKISLIALAGAIALSATGIDLTALTVFSGAVGVGIGFGLQKVVSNFISGVIILLDKSIKPGDTITLGETFGAIRDLRSRFVSVITRDGKEYLIPNEDFISQQVVNWSFSSEYVRIEVSFGTSYDSDPHEVVRIAIEAAKTIPRVSSVYAQPVCWMTAFGSSSLDFKLRFWISDPSNGLTNVRGEVLMALWDAFKEAGISIPFPHREIIMKTPVEVVDSLERGEEMRSGPAPTSRSNV, from the coding sequence ATGGATTTCCTAGAAGCGGTCAACGCTGCCGGATCGTGGCTGCAGACTGCCCTTCTGAACGAGTGGACGGTCTATCAGTCTGTCGTGATCGTAACCGGGTACCTGTTTTGCGGTTTCCTGGCAAAACGGATAGAGCCGGTATTGGAGACCCGCGCGCGCACCATCAAAGGAAATCCCGACCTTCTCCGCGTCATCATCGCCTTCATGCGGCGCTTGCGGTGGCTGTTCTTAATCGTTTGGCTCTGGATCGCTGATGTGGTCCTGTCGAGATTTGGATGGCCGTCCTACCGGTGGCTGGTGGCCACGGCCCTTACGCTTGTGGCGGCGTGGTTTGTGATCGCGGTGCTCACACGCATAATCAGAAACCAAATGCTCGCACGGGTCGTTGCGGTCGCCGGTTGGCTCTATTTTGCACTTTACGCGCTTGGACTGGATGGCACGATCCTGACAGCCCTTGATAACATTGCCGTCAACCTCGGCGCTGCCCGTCTTTCGATGTTGCTGGTCTTGAAGGCTATTGTTCTCTCCGCCGCGCTGATCTGGCTGGCCGTCCTGATCGGCAACATGTCGTCCCATTGGCTACAGAAGTCCTCAGATCTCACGCCATCGCTCAAGGTCCTCATCAGCAAACTCATCAAGATCAGCTTGATCGCGTTAGCCGGCGCGATCGCCTTGTCTGCAACAGGCATCGACCTGACGGCCCTCACGGTCTTTTCGGGTGCCGTCGGCGTCGGCATTGGTTTCGGCCTGCAGAAGGTGGTCTCCAATTTCATATCCGGAGTCATCATCCTTCTCGACAAGTCGATCAAACCGGGCGACACGATCACGCTTGGAGAAACCTTCGGCGCGATCCGCGACCTGCGCTCCCGCTTCGTCTCCGTCATCACGAGAGATGGAAAGGAATATCTCATCCCAAACGAGGATTTTATTTCCCAGCAGGTCGTGAACTGGTCGTTCTCCAGTGAATATGTCCGCATCGAGGTCAGCTTTGGAACCTCATATGACAGCGATCCGCACGAGGTTGTTCGCATAGCGATCGAAGCCGCGAAAACCATTCCGCGGGTTTCCAGTGTCTACGCCCAGCCGGTCTGCTGGATGACCGCATTCGGGTCATCGTCGCTCGATTTCAAACTGAGGTTCTGGATTTCCGATCCGAGCAACGGGCTGACCAACGTCCGTGGCGAAGTCCTCATGGCATTGTGGGATGCCTTCAAGGAGGCCGGTATTTCAATCCCGTTCCCGCATCGCGAAATCATCATGAAGACACCGGTCGAAGTCGTGGATTCACTTGAACGCGGCGAAGAAATGCGAAGCGGTCCCGCGCCCACATCCCGTTCGAACGTGTGA